The genomic region ccccggacacctccggggtgaggacgacgggggcgggcgcgacggaggatcccggcgcgggcaggagcggggcgacggtcgtgaccggcagcggaagagacgggttgggcggcggtgaagacatgatcgaaccgaagctagctgataccaaattggtaggaactTGTACCCTACCAGGCCTGGGGCGTAAGCAGTAGGGGAAGGAGGGAGCTGGGCGAGGCGATGAGCGGCCGCGCCGGCGGTTGAGCGCCGTCGCGGaagaggagggagatggcggcggctagggttaaaggcggctagggttccggctcctctgggagccgggcaatagagataataatcttcttattgcttaattccaaaaagagtcttacaacctatatttataacctagataacttgcagaagaattaacctaagataacttgtgggctaagattgcccggtgggcctagctaaaccggccataacaCCATCAACATTCAGTAAAAGTAAAGTTGGGTTTGGAATTGCTTTGGGACCTAGGTGTTTCTTCAGCTAGCTAACATGAAATGTTGGATGCAACTGGCAGCCCTCAGGAAGTACCAACTTGTAGGAAACAGAGCCCACTTCCGCCAGCACTGAAAATGGCCTATAGTATTTGGAATGCCTGTGGATGCGGCGGCTGGAACTTGAAGGGGAAGAGCGCCTCTAGGCAGCAGCAACGCCGGTGGCAACTCTGCTGACACGGACCATGACAAATGCCGCTACTGCGGCAAGGCGGGCTAGTGGACCCGCGACTGTCGAGAGAAGAAATGTGAAGAGGCTCACATCGTGCAGGTGGACGACGAAGGTCTTGCGCTGCTGATGATCGAGGAGATGTCGCTTACGTTTATCACTGAGCCGTCCGAAATCCCTGCCATGGCAGGGGTTTTGGGCCAGATCGTTGCCACGGCAACAGAAAATGCTGTCACGGCAGCCCCTTCCACGCCAACGGAATACGCTGCCATGGCAACTGGGAGGAGGGCGTCTACCTTAACGAGGAGCACGCGTGGGTGGTCCTGATGCAATCACCTGAGGATGCTGACGCCGTCTTGTACCTCGACACTGGGGTGGCGGATCACATGAACAGCGACATGGTGACGTGCGGAGCCGAACCAGACGGTGCCCGGCACCTTCAAGTTCGGCAATGGCTCCACCGTTGTGATCAAGGTCGTTGAGGGCAACTCGAGAGTCCAATAAGACATGCAAACAGAGAAGTTCAAGGTCGTGGAGGGCAACTCAAGAGTCCACGACCTTGAACTTTTCTTTGGGAGGGGGTAGGTTAATTCACGAAATTTGTTATGATTGGACTTACTTGGGATTATATTTTCACAACAACTGAAATATTACCTGTCAGTCTGATCCAAATGGACTTGTATTACGCTTGCTGTAAAATGGGATATTTCATTTCTCGCGAAGACATGCAAACAGTACACCTGCCAAAGACAGTTTCACACATTGTTCAGTGCACTAGTTTCTGCACTAGATTCACAGAATTGTTTTCACACAGTTACAGCAGACTAGCTTGCTAACAGCTTACGAGAAGTTTCTTTTTTGTTAAAAGGGGCCTGGCAGCATATTGGCAGCAGTGGGCATGCAACTACTCATGCAAACCAACTCCCAGAGTTCACCCTCTAGTATCAACATCCCCAGGACAATCTGTTCTGGAGAGATTTTAATTTTGGTCAACGAAGTACCAGTACTTGTCCTGACATGCTTCCATTCTTCTTTTTCCGAATTGCTAGAAGATTAACAACAAGTCCTGAACTATATTGCTAGAAGATTAACAACAAGTCCTATACTTATTGTGCTATGCTAATAAAACTCTGCCATCCATCTTAACACAACCAAATATTGATAGTGAAATCTACAAGGCAGATAAGGCATGCAACTATTAGATCCGCAGCATGAGCTGCTGAAATTTGTTGTTCAGGTAGCCTATGGGTGTGTTTAGTTGAGGAACCAAGTGGAACGGAATGGAATGGTTCCATTCCATGGGAACGGGTCCGTTCCATTCCTGTGTTTGGTACCAACAAAAATACGAAACGGGTTGGTTCCGTTCTTGTGTTCGGTTGGATAGATGGAATGAAAAATGGAACCCCATAAAATCTGAAATTTTGGCAGTATTTCATTTGtatttcgaagacaaacaacataACAATATATCCATACATGCATACATGCCAAGTTCCACTGCCATACATGAGTTCACAATACCAAATCATCCAGCAACAAGTGCATCTGTACATGCCAAGTTCACTGCTAGCAGCCAATTGCTGCCTTCACTCCTCATTCGCTGCTAGCAGGAAAACCAGACGTACCATCCCTTCACTGCTAGCAGCAGAACCAGACGCAGCAGCCGCACCGGTCGTTCCTTGCACTCCGGCCGTCCCGCTGCAAGTCGCCACTCCTGCtagttcgccgccgcgccgccagttGCCGCCCCGCTGAAGGTGGCCGCCCCTGCCAGTCCTCCGCCCCGCCGCCAGTTGCCGCCCCGCTGAAGGTCGCCGCCAAGATCCTGATGCGCGCCATGACGGAGGAGAGACGATGGGGGCGAGAGGGATTGCGGCGCCGGAGAGGGGGCAGATCGAGATGTGGGGGCGACGCGGGAGGGTTGGCGGCGCTGAGAGAGGGAGTCACGAGAGGATAGGGCTGGGTGCGTGCGAGGGGCTCGTTCCTTGTCGTCCGCCCGAATCGGAGGTATCCCTCGGTTCCGCATATAGTGCGAATATTCCGTTTTTTGGGATTGGTGGGTTCCGGTCCGTTCGAGTAACTAAACATGGAAATGGGCTATAGGAACCGGACGGACCCATGACGTTCCACCTGATGACAGCAACTGAACACACCCTATATGTTTAAGATGGTGGCTTGCTGCTTGCAACTTTATGATTCTTCTTCATAGCTATACTATTTTCAGCAGTTAGAATTCATATTGTTGAACAAGCTAACTGCAGTTGGACTAGTTCAATTCTGATCTTGTTTGCATCAATCATAGGTGATTTATGGTCTGGATCTGAAGGTGGAATAATTAAAGTATGGAATGGAGAAGCAATTGAGAAATCTCTTGCTTTAGAACGAGAAGAAAAGTGTAAGGCCTCCCTTTTAGTTGAAAGATCATTCATTGACCTTTGGACCATGGTCAGTGACGGAGGGGCCTGCCCCTTACCTTCCGTAGATGTAAAACTTCTATTGTCTGACAATTCCAGATCGAAAGTATGGAGTGCTGGTTACCTCTCATTTGCACTCTGGTACACTTCATGTGTCCATTCACCTGTTACTGTTGCATTTTGCTTACACTAGTCCAGCTGTTCGTATATTTGTGTTTATTCTTGTTCCCTATTTTGCCGTATAGGGATTCTCGCACCAAGGAGCTCCTGAAAGTGGTAAATGTGGATGGCCAAGTTGATACTCGTTTTGACGTCTTATCTGCTCAGGATCCATATGGCTATGAAACAAAACAAAACCTTTTCTCCTCTCCGAAGAAAGAGAAAGCTCGTAGTCCTGTTAATTTTTTCCAGAGATCACGGAATGCTTTGATGGGAGCAGCTGATGCAGTTCGGCGAGTTGCTGCTAAAGCAGGATTTGGAGATGATACTCGAAGAACAGAAGCATTAGTAATGTCAATGGATGGGATGATCTGGACAGGATCTGCAAATGGCTCAGTTGCTCAATGGGATGGTAGTGGTAATCGTTTGCAAGAGTTTCAGCATCATTCATCTTCTGTTCAAAGTATTTTCAACTTTGGCACAAGATTGTGGGTGGGGTACATGGATGGCAACATCCAGCTCTTGGACCTGGATGGCAACTTGCTGGGGGGCTGGATTGCACATAGTAGTCCAATTCTGAGTATGGCTGTCGGAAGTTCATATATATTTACATTAGCTGGTCATGGGGGAGTCCGTGGATGGAATTTATCATCTCCAGGGCCTGCTGACAGCATTTTGCGTTCTGAATTGACGGAGAAAGAGACATCATACAAAAACATTGAATACATGAAGGTGTTAGTATGTTCTTGGAATGTTGGGCAAGAAAAAGCATCTTATGAGTCACTAAGAGCTTGGCTGAAATTCCCAACTCAAGAGGTTGGGGTAGTAGTAGTTGGACTGCAAGAGGTGGAGATGGGCGCTGGTTTTCTTGCAATGTCGGCAGCTAAAGAAACGGTAAAAACGATGAGTTAAAAAATTTAGGTTTTCGTCGTTTATTACATCATTGTTGTTACACATAATTATCTATTATCATGATATGTGCTGTGTTACTGAGGGCTAGTCAGATTGTTGCAACGTGCACAAAACCAGAATGTTGGAGCATTTTGTGATCAACTGGTTAGTTGGCAATTTCTGTGGCATGAATAGTTTTTTTTCTTTGCGGGTAACTGTGGCATGAATAGTTGAATATATTGCCTTGTTGTGCAATCTTTTGAGCTTGAATAAAAATTTACTCGCAATCCTATTTTATGAGCTGCTATTCTATATCAAATGACTTGCTTTCAATTGGAGGCATGCAAGCCCTGTGCCACAAAGCCACTGGGACAAGGTGGCTTGTTTACCACTCCATCTGTTCCAAAATATAGTGTTTTGTGTGTGCCAAAAAGTAACTTCCATCAAGATttaccaagtttatagagaaaaataTCAACGTCAATAATACCAAATAAATACAGTATACAAATATATTTCACGATGTATCTGATAATAtttgtttggtattgtagatgtagatATTTTTCTCTATAAACTTTGCAAAGCTTGACTTCTGAAAATCTATATGCcgtatattttggaacggagggagtacctgttaAGAGTTAATTCTCATGTTAATTTTTTAGAATATTAATAAACATAAATATAGAAAAAATATATGCTATTTTTTGCTAGCTGTAAtcctgatatattttccactggctTTAGGTAGGGCTAGAGGGAAGCCCAAACGGGGAGTGGTGGTTGGATGCAATTGGGCAAATCTTGAAAGGCCACTCTTTTGAGCGTGTTGGTTCAAGGCAGATGGCTGGGTTACTTACTGCTGTATGGTAATCTGTCTAGGACTATTTTTCGGTATTTAtccttctgtttttttttcttcgtAATTGTAGAAGTTATTGAGTTTTTTCTTTCCTCAGGGTAAGAACAAATCTGAAGCATTTTGTCAGTGATATCGACAATGCTGCAGTAGCATGTGGATTAGGACGCGCTATTGGCAACAAGGTACTTTTGTTGTCTTGTTAATGTATTCTTTTTGGCAACAAGGTACTTTTGTTGTCCTATTAATATATTATTTCTTATTCATAGCAGGTAACTTAGACATGTTGTTTGTGACTTGATGTCAAATGTCAATATAGTTTTTATTTCAGCTCACCATTTTGCCATCATACTTCATCAGCCATTTATTTTTAAGTAGTGTTTGATTTAAGTGAATGTTCTCTGCTGGTTGTTATATATGCCCAACTCCTTTGTTGTGTAAATACAACTTGATCTAGATATTAGACGTGAAGCCCCAAAATCTTGCTGTGAACTATGTGTTCCCTATACCATGTCAAACCCGCCTAATGGGATCACATAGAGATCGTGGCGATTGCTTCACGACGATGAAGAGATTAGGGTGCTAATATAAAGGCTGGTGCAAGCCATTTACTTGCTGTTGACCATTGGGACGCTTAAGCCTTTGCACTGGATTGGCCCCCGCCGCGTGCTGGCACGAAATTCACGGTGCAGTTGTGGACCATAGCATGTGGTGCAGTGATTGTAGTTTTTGCACCTCCCATGACAGGCGAATTGCCCAGCTTGGCAGCGGGTTGTTTTTCGATGACTATTGCTTACCAGACGGGAGCCCGCTGCAGCAGGCTTGGCAATCAGGTTGACATGTACGGCAGCCTTATGACCATTTCTAAAGTTCTGGTGCTTGTACCTCGATATCTGTTCACAGCGGCTCCTGTGATCTGATGAAGAGTTGGATCTGCTTCTTTTCTGTCAGAGGATCTGCCGTGTAGCAGTGTCAGAAATTGCTCCTGGAACTGACACAGCGAGCCACTTCGTCATAGAGACACCAATGCCATGAGGGAATTGCTAGTAGGGACGGCCTGAAACTGGTGTTGAAAAGCTAGGTGAAGTGCTTCCAGTTTGGACACTGTCATGTCAATCCATGTGGTGCTACCATGTTTGTGCAGCCCCTGTCACGTGATAGGACACTAGCCATACCTTCCTGTCCATCATCTCCTAAAGGTTGTTTGTAGCAGTTCAGCTAGGGTAACAATCTTCCTTGCCATCAAACGTTGAGAAGTACTTGTAGATGTGGTATCCAGTCTGCAGTGTGTTCTATGGAGGTGGCAGCAGTGGCTGTTATCAAAGAGAAGCCATGCACAGCTTTTGGATCTGCCAGGATGCCCCCAGGGGAACAAGTTTTGAGTGAGAGGACACCACTACGGTGATCTCGGCATGTGCCTTCTATTCAGTTAATAGCAGCTGTGTGGACTGCTGCTGATCCACCCTGCTGATCTTGGTATTGATCTGTTAGTCTGATTCAGCCTCTCCGATAGCAGCCATCTGGCTAGCGAGATTGTCGCTGCCATCCATACCTTGATCTGACAAGGAGCTGCCACGGCTGTATCAGGGGCTGCGCCTGTTACCAAATTGTCATGAGCATAGCTTTTCAGTGATGGAAGAAGGCCGAGGCCAAGGTCCTCTACATGCAGGTGTAACAAGATCTGTGTAGAAGAGATGATAGGGGTATGGAGAGTACTTATAGGCACCTTATATATAGATGAGGCAGCCCTATTAGCACACTGATTTCATCTCTACTTCTAACAGATGCAATTAACTAAAACTAGGGATATAATCTTGCGATACCTGATGTAAACTTAACTGTAACCAAAGCGAGTCATATATCCTCCTACTGTGATGTATCCCTCCTGGACAGGACTGTGCACATTGCTCATGCTTCCTGGTTGGGCATGGCTGCCTTTGGGCAGTTATTACGGGATGCCGAGTAGGCATGGCACAATTCTGCTTAAATATTCGCGTCATTTAGTTGTGGGGGAGTATAGAAGCAGCATTATGGCTTCATTTTAGTTCAGCTTAGTTTACTAACATTTTGTAATGTACTTCACTGTCTCAGGGAGCAGTCGGATTGAGGATGAGAATACATGATAGAAGCATTTGCTTTGTAAATTGTCATTTCGCTGCACATATGGAAGCTGTGAGCCGGCGAAATGAAGACTTTGACCATGTCTTTAGAACAATGACCTTTGCCACCCCTTCAAGTGGATTATTGACAACATCAAGTAATTGTTCAATCTTCTTGTTAATTTTTCTGCATGATGACGTTCAAATTTGTAAATGTCTGGCCAACCTTGCTAATCACAATGAAGAATCGTGCCAAGAATTCAGAACTTTTTAATCTTACACACTGTTACTCAACTTCTTTTCATGTTGCAGTTTCTGGTTCTGCCGGTCAGCTTTTTCAAGCaaatgtatgttgttgcttcccttcattTTAATTTTGCAGTGGATAGAGTTGTTTCTAGATCCATTATCTGAGATTGTAAACATTACCAAAATGTTGCTATGATAGGGATCAAGAATGCCTGAGTTGTCAGATACGGACATGATTGTCTTTCTTGGTGACTTCAATTACCGGCTTTACGATATTTCGTATGAAGAGGCGATGGGGCTGGTTTCCCGGAGACGCTTTGACTGGCTGAGGAAGAATGACCAGCTGCGAGCAGAAATGAGATCCGGGAGAGTCTTCCAGGGATTACGTGAAGGAGATTTCCAATTCCCACCTACTTACAAATTCGAGAAACACAAAGCTGGCTTATCAGGTATAGTTATTCTGATGATAGTTGCGTGAGGCCTGCTTCAGTAACCCCCACCCTGCCCTTCTCTAAAAAACTTTGAAAATGCATTTTCGTTCAATAGAAGATTACATGGTATCCTTATTTTTTTGTGCATCCGGTCTTCATGGTTAGAGGTGCTGATTTGCATGGAGAGGATTTCCTTTTGCGACGTTGTAGACAACTTTATGTACTAACGTTAtataacatgtactccctccgtctgaaaatacttgtcatcaaaatggataaaaagagatgtatctagaactaaatacttgtcatcaaaatggataaaaagagatgtatctagaactaaatgtAGATGAATGAGAATGCTAAAGTAAAATTTCTAGAAGGGTATGAGACTGTAATCTGGTAACAACCGGAGGAAGTTGATGTAAAGATAAGAAGTGAGGCTAGCTCACTTGGTTAGGGAGTGAATGTATAACCAAGCCACTGGTGTATCATTGATCTGC from Triticum aestivum cultivar Chinese Spring chromosome 4A, IWGSC CS RefSeq v2.1, whole genome shotgun sequence harbors:
- the LOC123085310 gene encoding type II inositol polyphosphate 5-phosphatase 15 is translated as MADPGDTATPAAAVSSPWDDVPDDFFLSASISPPTPPPAPAPIPSTSPPAASALRSASLPVTSIPPASASASFSGSLHRAIAPQPIHPSHSLPAFSAASLPAAADVCPPPPGPHHSNSLSEFAASASQSRVHRPPTRAAVRADRPPPLELRPRPSRESQSGIALCALACCAAPGAGTSTHLWAAGEAGVRVWDLADAFRSPTPPRRWGDEASAPFRESRKTPPAICLVADPGRGLVWSGHTNGRIMGWGADPGPEAGERIGWDAHRGPVFAMAISPYGDLWSGSEGGIIKVWNGEAIEKSLALEREEKCKASLLVERSFIDLWTMVSDGGACPLPSVDVKLLLSDNSRSKVWSAGYLSFALWDSRTKELLKVVNVDGQVDTRFDVLSAQDPYGYETKQNLFSSPKKEKARSPVNFFQRSRNALMGAADAVRRVAAKAGFGDDTRRTEALVMSMDGMIWTGSANGSVAQWDGSGNRLQEFQHHSSSVQSIFNFGTRLWVGYMDGNIQLLDLDGNLLGGWIAHSSPILSMAVGSSYIFTLAGHGGVRGWNLSSPGPADSILRSELTEKETSYKNIEYMKVLVCSWNVGQEKASYESLRAWLKFPTQEVGVVVVGLQEVEMGAGFLAMSAAKETVGLEGSPNGEWWLDAIGQILKGHSFERVGSRQMAGLLTAVWVRTNLKHFVSDIDNAAVACGLGRAIGNKGAVGLRMRIHDRSICFVNCHFAAHMEAVSRRNEDFDHVFRTMTFATPSSGLLTTSISGSAGQLFQANGSRMPELSDTDMIVFLGDFNYRLYDISYEEAMGLVSRRRFDWLRKNDQLRAEMRSGRVFQGLREGDFQFPPTYKFEKHKAGLSGYDCSEKKRIPAWCDRVLYRDSRASSGTECSLDCPVVCSVSLYDSCMEATDSDHKPVKCLFNLDVARVDKQTMRQKYGEIMSSNKKVLHLLQGLKAFPEANVSTNDIILQDQTPYLLKLQNRSPEDRACFEITGQAPSSSGSDSAGFPTWLKVSPAAGIICPGQTVEVTLQHGDLRGTSWNNLSGANQEKAAQLSVKITGACSTVAKCYGVRVQCQKGRSTFPFKRF